A single Pedobacter sp. PACM 27299 DNA region contains:
- the pbpC gene encoding penicillin-binding protein 1C, which produces MFKKLVYEPKLFISDLLCLFLLLWFWFLLPSKLFLSPTSYVVEASNGELLSAAIAKDGQWRFPVADTIPVKFQQCIVAFEDQRFYQHPGVDILAMARAMQQNFKAKAVLSGGSTLTMQVIRLSRRESRTVWQKIVEVVMAARLEFSNSKEDILKLYAANAPFGSNVVGLDAAAWRYFARSPESLSWGEMATLAVLPNSPSLVHPGKNSVKLIKKRNDLLDKLAALKIIDQETANLSKLEPIPGKPLALPQNAPHLLQRFKVERAQLEIPVTRITSTLDYNLQLKVSNLLKRYQNKYQANDIHNIAALVLNVKTGTVQSYVGNIYQPEHKELQSHVDMIKAPRSPGSTLKPLLYASMLNDGFILPRTLIPDIPTQINGYSPQNYDLGYDGAIPADRALSRSLNIPAVKMLQNYKYQRFYDQLKKLGIKTLNKPADHYGLSIILGGSEVTMWDLAKTYMGMARTLNHFNEYQGRYNPQDYDAPVYIKQTAAKPRLAQEDAQINGILDYASIWNTFNAMEELMRPGEEGLWEQFSSSQRVAWKTGTSVGSRDAWAVGLTPGYVVCVWVGNADGEGRPGLTGVDIAAPVLFDIFRELPNEKWFTTPKHQLRKMRVCKQSGYKAGEYCREVIEELVPPAAEKTSICPYHKLIHLDRTGAYRVTDECESTAMMQHQPWFILPPAMEYYYKVKHSDYKLLPAFMPGCGDAGSNFVMEMIYPKPNAQIYIPLELDGTRGKVVFNVSHRSTNAKIYWHIDEEYVGTTKNFHQLALNPAPGKHTLTLVDEAGERLVQSFTILSKEKD; this is translated from the coding sequence ATGTTTAAAAAATTAGTTTACGAACCAAAACTATTCATCAGCGACTTGCTTTGCTTGTTTCTGCTGCTCTGGTTTTGGTTCCTTTTGCCTTCAAAATTATTTTTAAGTCCCACTTCTTATGTGGTTGAAGCCTCCAATGGCGAGTTGTTAAGTGCGGCTATTGCAAAGGATGGCCAATGGCGATTTCCGGTTGCAGACACCATTCCTGTAAAATTTCAGCAGTGTATTGTCGCTTTTGAAGACCAGCGGTTTTATCAGCATCCCGGTGTGGATATTCTGGCGATGGCCAGAGCCATGCAGCAGAATTTTAAAGCCAAAGCAGTGCTGAGCGGTGGCAGCACCTTAACGATGCAGGTGATCCGTTTGTCCAGAAGAGAAAGCAGAACGGTATGGCAGAAAATAGTGGAAGTGGTCATGGCTGCCCGACTGGAATTCAGCAACTCAAAAGAAGATATTTTAAAACTTTATGCCGCCAATGCTCCTTTTGGAAGCAATGTGGTTGGATTGGATGCGGCGGCCTGGCGTTATTTTGCCCGAAGTCCGGAAAGTTTATCCTGGGGAGAAATGGCTACCCTGGCCGTGCTTCCAAATAGTCCTTCTTTAGTTCATCCAGGTAAAAACTCCGTTAAACTCATCAAAAAGAGAAATGACCTGCTGGATAAACTGGCAGCATTAAAAATCATTGATCAGGAGACCGCCAATCTTTCAAAATTAGAACCTATTCCTGGAAAACCATTGGCATTACCGCAAAATGCACCCCATCTTTTGCAGCGATTTAAAGTAGAAAGAGCCCAGCTGGAAATCCCAGTCACACGGATCACTTCCACGCTGGATTACAACCTGCAATTGAAAGTCAGCAACCTGCTCAAACGCTATCAAAACAAGTATCAGGCCAACGACATCCATAATATTGCAGCACTGGTCCTGAACGTAAAGACAGGTACAGTTCAAAGTTATGTAGGCAATATCTATCAGCCGGAGCATAAAGAACTGCAAAGCCATGTAGACATGATTAAAGCGCCTAGAAGTCCGGGCAGTACGCTGAAACCTTTACTTTATGCAAGTATGCTGAACGACGGCTTTATTTTACCGCGTACCTTAATTCCTGATATTCCTACGCAGATCAATGGCTACTCACCTCAAAATTATGATTTGGGCTATGATGGTGCCATTCCAGCAGATCGGGCCCTGAGTCGGTCCTTAAATATCCCGGCAGTTAAAATGCTGCAAAACTACAAGTATCAGCGCTTTTATGACCAGCTGAAAAAGCTCGGTATAAAAACGTTGAATAAACCCGCAGACCATTACGGCCTGTCTATCATCCTTGGCGGAAGTGAGGTCACGATGTGGGATCTTGCTAAAACCTATATGGGCATGGCCAGGACTTTAAATCATTTTAATGAGTACCAGGGGCGCTATAACCCACAAGACTACGACGCACCAGTATATATTAAGCAAACGGCAGCAAAGCCCCGTTTGGCCCAGGAAGATGCTCAAATCAATGGAATATTAGATTATGCTTCGATCTGGAATACTTTTAATGCCATGGAGGAGCTGATGAGACCTGGGGAAGAAGGACTTTGGGAGCAGTTTTCTTCTTCGCAAAGAGTAGCCTGGAAAACGGGCACCAGCGTTGGTTCCAGAGATGCCTGGGCCGTTGGCCTGACCCCTGGTTATGTGGTTTGCGTCTGGGTAGGTAATGCCGATGGTGAAGGCAGACCTGGTTTAACTGGTGTAGATATTGCGGCGCCGGTTTTATTCGATATTTTCAGGGAACTTCCCAATGAGAAATGGTTTACCACGCCTAAACATCAACTGCGTAAAATGCGGGTTTGTAAACAAAGTGGTTATAAGGCCGGAGAATATTGCAGGGAGGTCATAGAAGAATTGGTGCCGCCGGCAGCGGAAAAGACCAGCATTTGTCCTTACCATAAGCTAATCCATCTGGACAGAACGGGTGCTTACCGCGTTACAGATGAGTGTGAGTCGACGGCCATGATGCAGCATCAGCCTTGGTTTATCCTTCCTCCTGCCATGGAATACTACTACAAGGTGAAACACAGTGATTACAAACTACTGCCTGCCTTTATGCCTGGATGTGGAGATGCGGGAAGTAATTTTGTGATGGAAATGATTTATCCTAAGCCAAATGCGCAGATTTACATTCCCCTGGAGTTAGATGGTACCAGAGGTAAGGTGGTGTTCAACGTTTCTCACCGCAGTACCAACGCAAAAATTTACTGGCACATTGATGAGGAGTATGTGGGTACAACGAAGAATTTTCACCAGCTGGCATTGAATCCGGCGCCAGGGAAACACACCCTGACGCTTGTTGACGAAGCTGGGGAAAGACTGGTACAGTCCTTTACGATCCTCAGCAAAGAAAAAGATTAA
- a CDS encoding sterol desaturase family protein, producing MKVDYIALSVPAFFILIGIELAWSFYKKLDYYRLNDSISNLSQGIGQQLTGIFMKTALFFGYMYIYEHWRMFDLPQTIWVWILLFIGVDFFYYWFHRMSHQVNALWAAHIVHHQSEEYNLTVALRQSWFQGWFSWVFYLPLAFLGFEPLMFLTLSAFNTLYQFWIHTRLIKNMGPLEYILNTPSHHRVHHGSNPKYIDKNHAGTLIIWDRLFGTFQKEEEEVYYGITTPLASWNPLWANVHYWDELWNTASKSPRWVDKINVFIKPPGWFPAHLGGFKGAPEIDPVRYQKYNPLYQKRLVPYVLFQFIIGLIAAIPILFLYHKLPAIAVGTGVIYVILTLLSCTALLEEKKWQVKFEYARLVMGILIVLLQDFPIGYQVILAGLNICSAVWFFNLEKKNNNAEEIPEI from the coding sequence ATGAAAGTAGATTATATAGCATTGTCTGTCCCTGCGTTTTTCATTCTGATTGGAATTGAACTCGCCTGGTCGTTTTATAAAAAGCTGGACTATTACCGCCTCAATGATTCCATTTCTAATCTGAGCCAGGGGATAGGGCAGCAGCTCACCGGGATCTTTATGAAAACGGCCCTGTTTTTTGGCTACATGTATATCTATGAGCATTGGCGCATGTTTGATCTGCCGCAAACCATCTGGGTTTGGATTCTTTTATTTATCGGAGTGGATTTCTTTTATTATTGGTTCCACCGGATGAGTCATCAGGTGAATGCATTATGGGCAGCACATATCGTTCATCATCAATCAGAAGAGTATAATTTAACGGTTGCACTGAGACAATCCTGGTTTCAGGGATGGTTTTCCTGGGTATTCTACTTGCCTTTGGCATTCCTGGGTTTTGAACCTTTAATGTTCCTGACACTAAGTGCTTTTAATACGCTGTATCAATTCTGGATTCATACCAGACTCATTAAAAATATGGGGCCATTGGAATATATTCTGAATACGCCATCACACCACCGGGTACATCATGGCTCTAATCCTAAATATATCGATAAGAATCATGCAGGTACCCTGATCATCTGGGATCGGCTGTTTGGGACTTTTCAAAAAGAAGAAGAGGAGGTGTATTATGGGATTACCACTCCACTTGCCAGCTGGAACCCTTTATGGGCAAATGTTCATTATTGGGATGAACTCTGGAATACGGCCAGCAAAAGCCCGAGATGGGTCGATAAGATCAATGTATTTATCAAACCTCCTGGCTGGTTCCCGGCGCATCTGGGAGGCTTTAAAGGCGCACCGGAAATAGACCCTGTTCGCTATCAGAAATACAATCCGCTGTATCAGAAAAGACTGGTGCCTTATGTGCTTTTCCAATTTATAATAGGCCTGATCGCGGCCATACCTATTCTATTTTTATATCATAAATTGCCCGCCATCGCAGTGGGAACCGGCGTCATTTACGTCATCTTAACCTTACTCAGCTGCACCGCCTTGCTCGAAGAAAAGAAATGGCAGGTAAAATTCGAATATGCTCGTCTGGTAATGGGGATTTTGATAGTTTTGCTTCAAGATTTCCCTATCGGATATCAGGTCATCCTTGCTGGTCTGAATATCTGCTCGGCAGTCTGGTTTTTTAACCTTGAAAAAAAGAACAATAATGCTGAAGAAATACCTGAAATTTAA
- a CDS encoding dienelactone hydrolase family protein, which yields MDQRIINLYDQYTHSGINRKDFLKKLALLTGSTALALSVLPLLENNYAAAAMVNEDNLSTENITYKGVKGDMKGFLAQPRGKKNLGAVLVIHENRGLNPHTIAVTKRVAAEGFLALGVDALSPFGGTPADEDKARDLIGQLNPEDNLQNYLYGLDYLRKHPDGNGKVGCVGFCWGGGMANKLAVNDPTLQAAVAYYGTQAKTADVPMIKADLMLHYAGLDERINAGIPEFEAALKENHIHYQLFIYEGVNHAFNNDTSPTRYNEAAAKLAWERTIGLFKKDLG from the coding sequence ATGGATCAAAGAATTATCAACCTTTACGATCAATACACACATAGCGGCATCAACAGGAAAGATTTTCTAAAAAAACTAGCACTTTTAACAGGGAGTACGGCCCTTGCACTGAGCGTTCTTCCTCTGCTGGAAAACAACTATGCCGCTGCTGCAATGGTCAACGAGGATAACCTGAGCACAGAAAATATCACTTACAAGGGTGTTAAGGGCGATATGAAGGGCTTTTTAGCGCAACCAAGAGGTAAAAAGAACTTAGGAGCGGTACTGGTGATTCATGAAAACCGCGGCCTTAATCCACACACCATAGCGGTCACTAAAAGAGTCGCTGCTGAAGGTTTTTTAGCACTAGGAGTAGACGCATTGTCTCCTTTTGGGGGCACTCCTGCGGACGAAGATAAAGCCAGAGACCTGATCGGGCAGCTCAACCCGGAAGATAACCTTCAAAATTACCTTTATGGCTTGGATTATTTAAGAAAACACCCGGATGGAAATGGAAAAGTTGGCTGTGTTGGCTTTTGCTGGGGTGGAGGGATGGCCAATAAATTAGCCGTAAACGACCCAACGCTTCAAGCCGCTGTTGCTTATTATGGTACCCAGGCAAAGACTGCTGATGTTCCAATGATCAAAGCAGACCTCATGCTGCATTACGCAGGCTTAGATGAAAGAATCAATGCTGGGATTCCTGAATTTGAAGCGGCACTGAAAGAAAACCACATCCATTATCAATTGTTCATATATGAAGGCGTGAATCATGCTTTTAACAACGATACTTCCCCAACAAGGTATAATGAGGCCGCAGCAAAGCTGGCCTGGGAGAGAACAATAGGACTGTTTAAGAAAGATTTAGGATAA
- the xseA gene encoding exodeoxyribonuclease VII large subunit, translated as MSTIPSIKLSELTRQIQQAIDGVFGQQTFWIIADITNYTYKPQSNYHYFELVEKDKNAARILAKVAGRAWGNASLNITNFEKATGQKFKNDINVLVQVSVQYNPAFGLQLNLLDIDTNFTLGLFEQQRKETLERLLRDNPGFIQKAGDRYLTRNNSLTFRPVIQRIAVISSDTSAGFQDFRHSLEHNPFGYKFEIDDYFALVQGDGNAKQFLAQIIAVYESKKPYDALIIIRGGGSQTDFLLYDNYELNRAIAKFPIPVITGIGHQKNETIADLMAHTSTKTPTKAAEFIISHNRNFEDRLTDIQKMILIKTYQMINHHKDRLVQLNQSTINTSRQLIHGHHNHILQLSGLILTNPRILISNKRKDLTNLSQNMQSYSRMYFLNKTGNIAHFQSVMRIMSPQNILNKGFAILKVNGKITSNADLISVGEELTIRLADSEIKTTVKSKSAYDENEFNL; from the coding sequence TTGAGCACCATCCCTTCCATAAAACTGTCCGAACTAACCCGCCAGATTCAACAGGCAATTGATGGTGTTTTTGGACAGCAGACTTTTTGGATCATCGCCGATATCACCAATTATACGTATAAGCCACAAAGCAATTACCACTATTTTGAGCTGGTAGAAAAAGACAAGAATGCAGCAAGGATCCTGGCAAAAGTTGCCGGAAGAGCCTGGGGGAATGCTTCGCTGAATATTACCAATTTTGAAAAAGCGACAGGGCAGAAATTCAAGAACGACATCAATGTATTGGTACAGGTATCTGTTCAATACAATCCCGCATTTGGATTACAGCTCAACCTGCTGGACATCGATACGAATTTCACACTCGGCTTATTCGAGCAGCAGCGTAAAGAAACACTCGAGCGCCTGCTTCGGGATAACCCCGGTTTCATCCAGAAAGCAGGAGACCGATACCTCACCCGAAACAACAGTTTAACGTTCAGGCCGGTCATCCAGCGGATTGCAGTGATCTCTTCTGATACTTCCGCAGGATTTCAGGACTTCAGACATAGTCTGGAGCACAATCCCTTCGGCTATAAATTTGAAATCGACGATTATTTTGCCTTGGTGCAGGGCGATGGCAATGCCAAACAATTCCTGGCTCAGATTATCGCCGTTTATGAATCTAAAAAACCTTACGACGCCTTAATTATCATTAGAGGTGGCGGTTCACAGACCGATTTCCTGCTGTACGACAATTACGAATTGAACCGTGCGATCGCTAAATTCCCGATACCAGTCATCACCGGAATCGGACATCAAAAAAATGAGACGATTGCTGATTTAATGGCCCACACTTCCACAAAGACGCCTACTAAAGCTGCAGAGTTCATCATCTCGCACAACCGCAATTTTGAAGACCGCTTAACTGATATTCAAAAGATGATCCTGATCAAGACTTATCAAATGATCAACCATCATAAAGACCGACTGGTGCAACTGAACCAATCCACCATTAACACCAGTCGCCAGCTCATACATGGACACCATAACCACATCCTGCAATTGTCTGGACTGATCCTGACCAACCCCAGGATCCTGATTTCAAATAAAAGAAAAGACCTGACCAACCTGAGTCAAAATATGCAATCCTATAGCAGGATGTATTTTTTGAACAAAACAGGCAACATTGCCCATTTCCAGTCTGTCATGAGAATCATGAGCCCGCAAAATATCCTGAACAAAGGTTTTGCAATCTTAAAGGTAAATGGGAAAATTACCAGTAATGCTGATCTGATCAGCGTAGGAGAGGAATTGACCATTCGATTGGCCGATTCAGAAATCAAAACAACAGTAAAATCAAAATCAGCATACGATGAAAACGAATTTAACTTATGA
- the xseB gene encoding exodeoxyribonuclease VII small subunit, whose amino-acid sequence MKTNLTYELAYKELAEIAQEIETESVSVDVLAEKVKRASELIEFCQNKLRATETEVNKIIKQMEQQK is encoded by the coding sequence ATGAAAACGAATTTAACTTATGAGTTAGCTTATAAAGAACTGGCAGAAATTGCACAGGAAATAGAAACTGAATCCGTTTCTGTGGATGTTTTAGCAGAAAAGGTGAAAAGAGCATCAGAACTCATTGAATTCTGCCAGAACAAGTTGCGTGCAACGGAGACAGAAGTAAATAAGATCATTAAACAAATGGAACAACAAAAATAG
- a CDS encoding lysoplasmalogenase produces the protein MLKKYLKFNLLFALIFILQLIAEFQQITALRYLIKPCIVISLMVMLYLSTNLQGRFHKRLFTGLFFALAGDVLLMFAWQSPNYFIYGLIAFLLGHIFYISAFYLDFRSAQELDKKGARLAIILCATFSIAFYFYLRPHLGSMKLPVMVYTFVISLMMMMAAFRNQRVNIISFNLILFGALFFLISDASLAYNKFVKGFDFAGVLIMATYMIAQYLITMGGIERKLRQHD, from the coding sequence ATGCTGAAGAAATACCTGAAATTTAACCTCTTATTTGCGCTGATCTTTATTTTACAGCTCATCGCAGAATTCCAACAAATTACCGCATTAAGGTATTTAATTAAACCGTGTATCGTCATTTCCCTAATGGTGATGCTGTATCTGAGTACCAATTTGCAGGGCCGTTTCCACAAACGCCTGTTTACCGGTCTTTTTTTCGCTTTGGCAGGAGATGTTTTACTGATGTTTGCCTGGCAAAGTCCAAACTATTTCATCTATGGTTTAATCGCTTTTTTATTAGGTCATATCTTTTATATCAGCGCATTCTACCTCGACTTCCGCTCTGCACAGGAGCTGGATAAAAAAGGAGCGAGGCTGGCTATTATCTTATGCGCAACTTTTAGTATTGCTTTCTATTTCTATTTAAGACCACATTTAGGCAGCATGAAGCTGCCAGTCATGGTGTATACCTTTGTGATTAGTTTAATGATGATGATGGCCGCTTTCAGAAATCAAAGAGTGAACATCATTAGTTTTAACCTGATCCTTTTCGGAGCCTTGTTTTTCCTGATCTCTGATGCCAGTCTTGCTTACAATAAGTTTGTGAAAGGCTTTGACTTTGCAGGGGTTTTAATTATGGCCACTTATATGATCGCGCAGTACCTGATTACCATGGGTGGTATCGAAAGAAAACTACGCCAGCACGATTAA
- a CDS encoding sensor histidine kinase: MTIYTLQQPTLYQINISEKTALEYVVIGFESSRDYPLALLNNLYRIIQELLNNIIKHAGASNAYLELVAEQGQLRIIVDDNGKGFDSSLAMRSSGIGLENIRAKLSLYNGEMEITRKPEHGTLVVIRIPLS, from the coding sequence ATGACTATTTATACCCTGCAGCAGCCGACTCTCTATCAGATCAATATTTCTGAGAAAACTGCACTGGAATATGTAGTCATTGGTTTTGAATCCAGCAGAGATTATCCGCTTGCACTGCTCAACAACCTCTACCGGATCATTCAGGAATTACTGAACAACATCATAAAACATGCTGGAGCATCCAATGCTTACCTTGAGTTGGTTGCAGAGCAGGGTCAGCTGCGCATTATTGTAGATGACAACGGAAAGGGATTTGACAGCAGTTTAGCGATGCGCTCCTCTGGTATTGGCCTGGAGAATATCCGGGCCAAACTTTCGCTGTATAATGGGGAAATGGAAATCACAAGAAAACCTGAACATGGCACCCTTGTAGTTATCCGGATCCCTTTATCCTAA
- the spt gene encoding serine palmitoyltransferase has translation MRKKLHDRIAAFKDATAIKERGLYPYFRAIESGQDTEVVIDGKKVLMFGSNSYLGLTNHPKIKEASKAAIDKYGTGCAGSRFLNGTLDIHIELERRLAAYVGKEAAVLFSTGFQVNLGVISCLLDRNDYLILDEYDHASIIDGSRLSFSRSIKYAHNDMDDLRKKLSRLPEDAAKLIVADGIFSMEGDLVKLPEIVKIAEEFGANIMMDDAHSLGVIGVNGSGTASHFGLTDQVDLIMGTFSKSLASLGGFIAGTEETIEYVKHRARSLMFSASMPPSAVASVIAALDIIEAEPERIDQLWANTNYAKKLLLEAGFDIGHTDSPIIPVYIRDNDKTFMITNILSNNGIFVNPVVSPAVPSDASLIRFSLMATHTFAQIEEAVEKIALAAKEVQLTPSQVAI, from the coding sequence ATGCGCAAAAAATTACACGATAGGATAGCCGCTTTTAAAGACGCTACAGCAATCAAGGAAAGAGGCTTATACCCTTATTTCCGAGCCATTGAATCAGGACAAGATACAGAAGTGGTTATTGATGGAAAAAAGGTGTTGATGTTTGGCTCCAACTCCTATCTGGGACTAACTAATCACCCAAAAATTAAAGAAGCTTCAAAAGCTGCAATTGATAAATATGGAACTGGCTGTGCTGGTTCAAGATTCCTGAACGGTACATTAGATATTCACATTGAACTGGAAAGACGACTTGCTGCTTATGTGGGTAAGGAAGCTGCCGTACTTTTTAGTACTGGATTCCAGGTAAACCTTGGGGTCATCTCTTGCCTGCTGGACAGGAATGATTACCTGATTTTGGATGAGTATGACCACGCTTCTATCATTGATGGCAGCCGTCTTTCTTTTTCAAGATCTATTAAATACGCCCATAATGACATGGACGATCTTCGTAAGAAATTAAGCCGCTTACCAGAAGATGCCGCAAAACTTATTGTTGCTGACGGTATTTTCAGTATGGAAGGTGACTTAGTAAAATTACCGGAAATCGTTAAAATTGCCGAAGAATTTGGTGCAAATATCATGATGGATGATGCACACAGTTTAGGTGTAATTGGTGTTAATGGTTCAGGAACTGCTTCACATTTCGGCTTAACTGATCAGGTAGACCTGATTATGGGTACTTTCAGTAAATCATTAGCTTCTCTTGGTGGTTTCATCGCCGGTACAGAAGAAACGATTGAATATGTGAAACACAGAGCACGTTCACTGATGTTCAGCGCAAGTATGCCTCCTTCGGCAGTAGCGAGTGTCATCGCAGCTTTAGATATTATTGAAGCCGAACCTGAGCGTATTGACCAATTGTGGGCAAATACGAACTATGCTAAAAAACTATTACTAGAAGCTGGATTTGACATCGGTCATACCGATAGTCCAATCATTCCGGTATACATCAGAGATAACGACAAAACTTTCATGATCACCAATATTCTAAGCAATAACGGAATTTTTGTGAACCCTGTAGTTTCTCCTGCTGTACCTTCAGATGCTTCATTGATTAGGTTCTCATTGATGGCGACACATACTTTTGCTCAGATTGAAGAAGCGGTAGAGAAAATCGCCCTTGCAGCTAAAGAAGTGCAACTCACCCCATCTCAAGTAGCTATATGA
- a CDS encoding tetratricopeptide repeat protein — MSTQGNFNAEQEEEFFNKIDQVYDLTEASNFDAAEQLLMEINGSIRGPKENSSVGGVVLDSIYSFYEQTGTLEKALPFFLEETEYLKEKMAHEKIHSTRHFLTTGAIYYALKDLDNARANFLIAYEKDGSKIFIDENSDYLKIALMDDPEFVAFKETFVPNEDEEQLELTEEENELLDKYCEEGNAEMDKENYAGAIAAFTKALEVLPAPKDEWEATAWISASIGDAYFSEQKYKEALDHLHRAYQIYGEEDPNSFVLLRMGQSYLELKEEKHATDYLHHAYRLEGKELFEDDKKYLKFLASKVAL, encoded by the coding sequence ATGTCTACACAAGGGAATTTTAACGCCGAACAAGAGGAAGAGTTTTTCAATAAGATTGACCAGGTTTATGATTTAACGGAGGCTTCAAACTTTGATGCCGCGGAACAATTGTTAATGGAGATCAATGGTTCTATTAGAGGACCTAAGGAAAACAGTAGTGTAGGAGGAGTAGTGCTCGACAGCATTTATTCTTTTTATGAGCAAACGGGAACTTTAGAAAAGGCCTTGCCTTTCTTCCTTGAAGAGACCGAGTACCTGAAAGAAAAGATGGCCCATGAAAAAATCCATTCCACACGTCATTTCCTGACTACCGGAGCAATTTACTATGCTTTAAAAGATCTGGACAATGCCAGAGCAAACTTTTTAATTGCTTATGAGAAAGATGGCAGTAAGATTTTTATTGATGAAAATTCTGACTACCTGAAGATCGCTTTAATGGATGATCCGGAATTCGTCGCTTTTAAGGAAACTTTCGTTCCTAATGAAGACGAAGAGCAATTGGAACTAACGGAAGAGGAAAATGAGCTGCTGGACAAGTACTGTGAAGAAGGAAACGCAGAGATGGACAAGGAAAACTATGCAGGCGCAATTGCTGCTTTTACCAAAGCATTAGAAGTATTGCCAGCACCAAAGGACGAATGGGAAGCTACGGCATGGATTTCAGCTTCTATTGGTGATGCTTACTTCTCTGAGCAGAAGTATAAAGAAGCATTAGACCATTTGCACCGTGCCTATCAGATTTACGGTGAAGAAGATCCGAATTCATTTGTATTGCTGCGTATGGGACAAAGTTACCTGGAGCTGAAGGAAGAAAAGCATGCTACAGATTACCTGCACCATGCTTATAGGTTAGAAGGTAAAGAGTTATTTGAAGATGATAAGAAATACCTTAAATTTTTAGCATCTAAAGTGGCACTTTAA
- a CDS encoding NAD-dependent epimerase/dehydratase family protein, which yields MIKKVLITGATGFVGYHLIEKALGAGLEVHAAVRPSTDKSHLKDFDIQYTTLDYTSVDRLKIALEAQQYHYIIHAAGITKAKTREAYNKVNAEFSRNLAIAASTANIDLHKFVFVSSLAAIGPLTDLSAEIQDHSPGQPVTNYGASKLLAEQYLSEISNLPLLVIRPTAVYGPREKDLFILFNTINKGLEPHIGSFKQQLSFIYVKDLASVIVKALSSPLIGKSYNVSDGHIYDRYALAEVIKKVLNKKTLKFHLPVAVVAFMANMMDIFYAGSKNTPTLNKEKMAELTAINWACNIGHLKADLGFEPIYNLEKGIIETVSWYKNNNWL from the coding sequence ATGATAAAAAAGGTATTAATTACCGGTGCAACAGGATTCGTGGGCTATCATTTGATAGAAAAAGCATTAGGAGCCGGACTGGAAGTGCATGCAGCAGTCCGTCCGAGTACTGATAAATCTCATTTGAAAGATTTTGACATCCAATACACTACTTTGGATTATACTTCCGTAGATCGACTTAAAATCGCTTTAGAAGCGCAGCAATACCACTACATCATTCATGCTGCGGGAATTACCAAAGCAAAGACCCGGGAAGCTTACAATAAAGTGAATGCAGAATTTTCCAGAAACCTGGCAATTGCAGCAAGTACTGCGAATATTGACCTGCATAAGTTTGTATTTGTGAGCAGTTTGGCGGCAATAGGTCCTTTAACAGACTTATCAGCCGAAATCCAAGACCATTCTCCCGGTCAGCCGGTGACTAATTATGGTGCCAGCAAGCTACTGGCAGAACAGTATTTGTCGGAGATCTCCAACCTCCCTTTGCTGGTGATTCGTCCAACAGCAGTCTACGGACCAAGGGAAAAAGACCTGTTCATCTTGTTTAATACGATTAACAAGGGCTTAGAGCCACATATTGGAAGTTTTAAGCAGCAGCTGAGCTTCATTTATGTAAAAGACCTGGCCTCGGTGATTGTCAAGGCGCTTTCTTCTCCACTGATTGGAAAAAGCTATAATGTTTCTGACGGCCATATATATGATCGCTATGCTTTGGCAGAGGTGATAAAAAAAGTCTTGAACAAGAAAACGTTAAAATTTCATTTGCCGGTTGCTGTTGTAGCTTTTATGGCGAATATGATGGATATTTTCTATGCGGGGAGCAAAAACACCCCAACTTTAAACAAAGAGAAAATGGCCGAGCTTACTGCCATTAACTGGGCATGTAATATCGGCCATTTAAAAGCTGATTTGGGGTTTGAACCCATCTATAACCTTGAAAAAGGAATAATAGAAACCGTCAGCTGGTATAAAAATAATAACTGGTTATAG
- a CDS encoding RNA recognition motif domain-containing protein — protein MKIFITGLPLEVGEDELTAVFGDFGQVKSLRIIKDRETGQSRGFGFVEMPVEEEAKEAIKRMNGGDYNGNRIKVAEAQEKPGTGGAGGGGGFKRNNRTEKSY, from the coding sequence ATGAAGATATTTATTACAGGCCTTCCGTTAGAAGTAGGGGAAGATGAATTAACAGCCGTTTTTGGTGATTTCGGTCAAGTAAAATCACTTAGAATTATCAAAGATCGCGAAACTGGTCAGAGTCGTGGGTTTGGTTTTGTGGAAATGCCAGTAGAAGAAGAGGCAAAAGAAGCAATCAAACGCATGAACGGTGGCGATTATAATGGTAATAGAATTAAAGTTGCTGAAGCTCAAGAGAAACCAGGTACTGGTGGCGCTGGAGGCGGTGGTGGCTTTAAACGCAATAACCGTACAGAGAAAAGCTATTAA